The genomic segment CCAATTCTGATCTTGGGAAGCAAAAAATGGTTAATTTGATATTAAATTACAATATATTAGATTTGATTTAACTGATTCCACACCGGGGAATTAACCCACATTTATATGGTGCACTGGTTTTGGTTTACAATCTGTCAAGCACCATTTTGGTATTGGTCTAGACTTGGTCTTGGTCCTTTTGTCTTGGTCTAGCTAAGCTCTGGTTACGATAAAGAGGTTATGTTTCTAGCATTGTCATAGGGATGAGTCGATGTGATAGTCGGCATCATTCTCAGTTTTGATACTGaccaaaatcactggattgtaCTGCGTATTGGaataagaaaaaagtaaaatttgCTGCTATTCATAAACCCTAAATATGAATGGACCTAAATGAGAGCAGCTAATGTCTGGTACACAGTTGgaacattatgtttttgaaacgCCTGGTTGCAGCTGCAGAGGTCAACTAAGCTATGCGCGACGTAAATGTTGTAATATGGCCATTTCTGCCAAGGTCTATGCGGACCCTTCATGGATGATTGTGTCCAGTTTGAGTCAGTGCGGACCATATGGGGCAACCTCGCATGCTCCATGTGGCACTACACTTTCCAGCACAGTTGGTGGCACGCTCTTGATTTAGTCAAGGAAGAAGATGGTAATCACAAACATTAAGCCAGAAGGTTTGGTGGTACCCACGCATGTGCAACTCAGCACTCAACGtatacaaggacacacaaaagagggaaaactcctggtgagaaattgcCACTCctggaatggaatgtgagatcaagcatgtttgtgtgcaatGCTAGACTGACAAAGACACTCTTTTAAATATGAGCCGGGTTGTTCAAAATATGTAAAAGACTGGATCTGACTAATGTTGGCATTGATAGATACTCTTGGTCTAGGTtagaacattttcattaatgTGTTGGTTTTCCGGTCTGAGTGTTAAGGTTAGGATGAGCCTAACAGTGTTGTTCCAAAATAATCGCAATCCAGAAAAGCATCATTGACCAACACGACCACATCCTGACcaccaaatttaaaatgatgccATCAGGTTGGTGTTTTATAGCTCCACCCACAAGAACTATCCACTAAAATCCTTAAATCCTTCATCCTAGTGGCCATCTGAGTGTTAAACCAAGCACCTTTTTAGTGCTTGGTTTACCTATTTTTACCTatttagttggactaagacaataattcatatttcttaatgtcatataaatacattagtcaaaatcaagctagtcttagtcagactaacatacctggtcAATGCTATTCATAGTCCGactactcctgcatgtatacgcttagttggactggagtGGGACTTGgagttctgtgcatgcaccaaaatgacCTCCCTTGTGCATACACAGGCCACCAGGGAGACATCTCTTGTCCTGTCCTCTCTGTTGCTTGTTTACTTTgtaattaatgtgtatgcatgGTTTTGGGGTCTGTTTTAATTGAATTGTCCTTTGGGACGGACACATTTGTCTCATCTGATATAGGTATCAtatcagaaacaaaaaaattggTATCTAGTCATATCATTAGTCTGTCTGTTTGGGAACTGCAAACCCCAAAAAAGTAAAGAATGGATTTGGATAACATTTTATGGGGTTATAGGTTATGGCCCTACTAGGTGATGCTTGCTCCACATAAACAGGGAAGTTTCTTATGTGAgtctacctcctcctcctcccacacacacacacacacacacattagctgATGTATTAAAACATTGTGCGCCCAGATCGCAGCTGCGTAGGCTGACTGATGTGGCTACTGTAGATACAGTACGGGCAGTGGGGGTGTTAACCGCACTCGGCAGCCTATCACTGGTTTACTGAGGACGTCAACAGGAGCTTCCTTCTCGACAATGACTTTGCGCACCCCTGAAAATCACCAACTGCCGCTGTCGCACTTAGAAAagatacacacatgcacgtgttGTTGGTGTCGTCACTCACATTTCCATAATGAAATCTGTCGAAGCTCCTAAAACACGCAGTTGCACGCTGAAAGTCAACATACgtatgtgagagtggatggcaCGAAAATGTGCttgctgctggtgtttgtgCTGTGGATTAATCCCCAGATACCTTTTTTCTCTTCTATGTGTCCTCTGCTGGCCCTTCTGCTGGTGTCAGCAACATTGAAATAAGAAATATCACCACGCACGGAGAGAACAGAACAGAGCAGGgggggagagacacacacacacacacactcagcaacAAGGGATAAAATTAGCGCAAAGCGGATGCACAAAATTCTCTCCAGCCCTCAGTTATCTGAGCTGGTTGTTGATGACAGGCCTGCGCACATTAATACACACTGCCATTACAGTCTCTAATAAGGCTACGTAGGCTACTTACCCGAGAGCGCGTCCCGGAGCCAACTGCGTTTAGGCAGGAGGTGAAGGTGTTGCTGTCCTgctcccctcttcttcttcttcttcttcttcttcacaccgACAGCGATCCAGTCTTTGGTGCATTAGATGTTGCTTTGATTACATAACTGAGGCCAGCGGAGGTTAAAACACCTCCTAACACCGAGTTTCAGTCCCATCCGAGCGCGGAGCCTGCTGTGCAACAACATTGGCGCGGGTGTTTTCATAATCATACAGTCGACACATCTCCGTCGTCGGCGCGTCTCCGCAGCTAGGTGGCGGACTGGTTACACTGGATGTGATTTCTCTCCCACTTCTCTCGGGGAAAGTTGTGTCGCTCCCGCCTGCGATAATAATAATGGCTCAGACTGTGTGCTGCTCTCGTATATGCGCACGCACAGGCTGTGTTAACGTGTCAGGAGGACTGAGGgctgctgcagcagtgtgtgtgtgtgtgtgtgtgtgtgtgtgtgctacagaGCAGAGGTTGAGGATGTGCGGGAATGCAACTGCGTGGCCATTTGCATGTGGTCAGAGGATCAGAGAGGAGGGGATAAAACTGTGAACACAGCACTGGATCTCTGTGTGGTTCTTAATAGGCGAtaggggaggaggagggctaTTTAGACGCTTAATAAAATGGCGACGACTTGGCTAAAATGGGCCGTTGTTGGTAGTGATTTTAAGAGCAGCTTCGAAAAGTTGCAGCGCGTCCTGTGAACGCGGatttactttacatttgtgtgtcagagagggaggagagtggCAGGCAGCACTGAGCACTTATTCAAAAGTTCATTTTAGGGACGGGGGATCGTGTTTAACAAAAAATACTGATCAGAACTACACGTTTTTAACCCCGCAGGATTAACACATGTTGTATTCATGTGTATTTTAAACATAGGCCCATGTTTTAGACATTAAACAAAAGAAGGTCAAAACAATTATTTCACAACTTTAAAAATTAccattatctatctatctatctatctatctatctgtgtgtatatatatgtatatgtatatatatatatatatatatatatatatatatatatatatatatatatatatatatatataatataaagtagTTCTTAGATTTATGTTAGTGCAGCTTCACCTGTccagatttgtttttcctttacttTTGTAAAAGGGTCTTGAAACACTTTCACTTGGTGGAGTTTTAGATGACACACATCAATAATCTCATAATAATACAAGGGCTGCATGAGGCAATACGATAAATTTAcagtttaatgtaaattaaatgatCTGAGAGAGATAATGTCACCCCTCCTCTGGTCTCTGTTTACAGCTTATGTAATATGAATCCAGTTATgaccaatcacaagacagttcACAGAGAGCGTTAGTGATCTTTTTGGCTACTACAACCCTGCAAACAGGTCCCTTCAGTGGAAAGATCACTACTCCAGACAACAACTACTgcaaacaaaaatctaaaaaagaaaaaggaaaaaaggtaaACAGTCTTTAAGAGAGTCAGATGATAAGTGAAAGGAGGGTAGGATATTACGCAATCCCAACACTATTTTCTATTGATCCTCCTTCCAACTGGAGCAGCTGGGAATACAGAGCTGAAAATAGATCTTACTACAATCATCCTATTGGTCCttgatattgatttaaaaagtcaaagtgGGCAAAATCTCGTAGGGTTCCCATCAAAACAGCCACATTCGGTGCCTTTAAACAGTTATTTTAAAACCTGAAAaggttttttcctctttatacCACTTTCATCACAATGACAATTGTTAAGCAAACAAACAACGAGAACAAACAATGCATATGTAAATTCAAAATAGGTTAAAAATGGAAGTATTTATGTCTCGTTAACATTCATGTTCCGAAGAGTTATTGGATTTGACTCTCCATTTAATGTTTCAAACATAAagtctcattttattttgaaaactgatcTATAGTGTgtaattttttaaaacaatttacaATTACGGACGTGAAACGTTCCATATACAATAAGATGTAAGAAGAAAAGAtaagaatacaaggacatacaacAGTACAAACTCCTGGTCAGAAATTGCCAATACTGGAATGGAACTTCGTTAATTATCCTCATTTGGAGATATCTACATTGTCCTTTTTAGATATCTTCAATTAAGTTTCACATAGTCACAATTACGTTGTAGATATCTGGAGTTAACTGGAAACTGGAATTAGCGATACACTCCATACACATGAACGCATGTGTGACGTCATTTTGacaagtaaaaactgaattgcagATATCTTTAAACTGTAGTTTTGGCTAGTAAGAACTACGTCACATATATCTACAAATACAATTCATACTAGTCACGATGAAATTACGACTAGTCAAAACGACGTCACATGTATTTGTACTGGTAATATCCAAACTTGgcgattaaatgttaaaaaaaaggcttgtcATGGAGACTGACGCGGACCCTCGTTTAAATGTGTACTAGGttgtttaaaatatgttaaagagAGGAGCTGACTAATGTTGGCAGTGATAGATACTCTTGGTCTAggttttaacattttcaaatgttcgTGTACTGGTTTAATGTCCTGAGTGTGAAGAATTTGTCAACCTGACCAAACTCcattttcctctgttgttgttgtcgtcgccGTCGTCTGGCTCCTGTCACCTGATTGGCCGATATGAATTGTGCTAATGCTGCGTCATTTCCTGCTGTAAGCTGCATGATGGCGGTGCCCATGGCTGCTCTGGCACATTGACGTCGCCGGCAGGTGTGCGCTTTGTCCTATCGCTTAAACTCTAAACACTGGTTGTGTCTCTTCATAACAGTAGCCGAAGTCATCGCCAGTGAACATTGATGAAGTGAACTGAAGGTAAACGGCTGTATGTGCTCTCACCACTCCGCGCcgctgttagctgttagctaaGAGCTTACTACACAAGGTTAGAGGACTAATTGTGTGAAAAAGCACATGAGTTGCTGTTTTGGATTCTTGAAATTAATTTAACTCTCCTTGTCCTCTGTGTTTTAGATCATGGCGCTCCACAGACTGTCCTTCAGACTACGGCAAACGGTGAGGTCAATTTGAAAGGGAATGAAATGTAGAAGAATCTGCttcagggttgccaggtctgcgCATCAAAACCATTTCAATGGCCAATTGCATCAAAGTCAGCTCAATATCAGTATTCAAAATAAACTATTACCACACTGCATTCAAGTGCAGCATCTTTACTGTGTTGTAACATCTACAAATGCAGCACACTAACATGCATGTTTAGGTGGTAGACTTTTACTGTTATAATCATTGACCTATTGACGACCTTGCATAATTACACAGTACACTATAGATGATGAGTAAGTTGCACATATGCAAGTCTCAAGCAAGTCATTGTAAGAATCAAGCACATCAAGTCGTATCATAGCTTGATGcaagatgaagatgatttcccagaAGTCCACACTCTTCCAACATAAAACTTTCTGCTCATATTTTCATTGCAATTTATCAAGAAACCAAAGACAACCAAAATCAAAGTAACCTATGTTagatattattaataacatgaGTTAACCTGGGAACTGCAGACTATATTGCTGGGACATTATTCACAACAGTCAGATACAGAAGCACTTATCCTACCAGAGAGATTAAAACCAGCCAAAATTAAAGTTAACTTAAAGctaacattattacattattataacatcatttcaaaacaatttGAAGCCAGTTCTAATATCACATGATCATACTCACACTTGATGTTAGCTCTCATATCATAACCAGAGCTCCAAGTAGTCCTGGTACGCGGCACTGACTTATTATCTTTgtcttattattttatgaataaatCTTATTATTTTTGGAATAGCACCTTCCATGTCTGTAGTCTCACTCATCAATCTCTGGTGTTACATCCTTTGGTAGGTTGTCAGGTTTTTACAGAAGCCTGCGAAATTGCAGCATTAAGTCCTCAATATTTCACGTCGCATAACAATAGTCCCCCACCTCTGCAGTCTACTGTATGTTTACGTCAATGCCGTAGCTTGATTTGATCATTATTAGCTGATAATTGcattgtactttttaaaaatttGAATTGGATTatagttctgttttgttttcttccttcaTGTAtcatattgtaaaaaaaatgtgtgtctcATTCAAATTTTTGCAGGTAACACATGTCAGGACCCTTCATACCACTAAatgcaggcagcagcaggagtctgTGGCTGTAGAGTCAGAACCTGAGCCTTTCTCCGTTTTCAGAACGCGGGAAAACGATCCGGTGAGCAAAGTGTTCATATAGCACCAAGAGACAGAGTGAACATGTTGTTCACCTGTCTGGCTGAATCAGATTTGTGTTCATAGTCACTGTGATTTTTAGTTGACAAGCTCACTGTATCTTTCCAGGCAATTCAGTGTGAGAAAAACATTGGGCAGTATTACACTCTTCCTTCTGCACACATCCGCACTGTGTTCCCTCATGGCCTCCCCTGGCGCTATCAACAACAGGTGAGCTCTTGTTGGTGTCATTGCATGTGCACACCGGTTTTATTTTACTGGGTAAAACCTGTGGTGAATTTGTTTGACAATTTCAAATACTAATATATCTGCAATTAAGACAAAtttgacattgttgttttatagaTGAAGACGTTCAATGAAGCCTGTATTATGGTGAGGCAGCCTGCTCTGGAGGTCATGTCTTATCTGAAGAAAACAGACTACAGCAAACCTGTGATGCGATATGTAATGTGTATCCTTCaaaacacacaggcagaacAATGAACATGCTCCTATTGTCTTAAATATCTTGATTTGCTGAATGCTGTTGGCCTTATCCAGTTGTTCagatggggggagggggagtgggAAGACAATGTCCCTCTGTCACACAGTCCACTACTGCTACACGCAGGGTTGGCTGGTGCTGCACCTTTCTGATGGTGAGACAAGCAATCACACTTGACAGATGGTTGAACATTTCAGTAGTTACTCCTCTAcatcttctgtgtttgtttgttttcaaacagcTTTTCGCTGGGTAAAGAATTGTAAGGAGCTGCTGCCATCGTCGTTTAACACCTCTCGCTTTGACCAACCATTACAAGCTACAGAATGGCTGCGCAATTTTAAGATTACCAATGAGCCGTTCCTTTCAAAGGTAAGGAATTTTTAGCCAGAGGGCCTTttaagaatcagaatcagccATCAGATAATATAAATTTaagattaatttaaatgtacatCCATCAAATTAAGGCAGGGAGGAATGGATAGATTAATTTTCATTGCACAAAAAACTACAAAGAAATTAGTAGCAATCCTAAGGTGCACTCAAACATGACATTAAGCTATTATTTAATGTGCAAGGATATTAATACTAAAAagcatgctgtgtgtgtgtgtgcatatacatatatatgtatatatatatatatatatatacatatatatatatatatatatatataatgtgactaaatttttcacattattaataAGCGCTTTGGCATTAATGGACTGTAAATGAGCCTTGACTGCCTCTCCACAGCAGTTGCGATCACATGCTGATCCATGTAAAGCAGATTAACTGCTTGATAATACAACCTGAATGTGCCCATGAACTGAGTTAAATGCAGTTTTTCTGCACAGTGCAATAGAAACAACGGCATGAGGGAAAAGTCGGATGTTTTAATGGAATCAGTAAAAAGTCAAGCcctgcatgtaaacatgaaTGTATGTGAAATGGGTTTGCATCCTAtatcatttataatatttttagaGCTTTTTAGAACATTAACTCAAGCCTTTTGAAAGACTTGCACGTTGTTCACAATCTTGAACATACAAACACTCCTATCTACATAGATCATTTCTAAATGATTCTGGGTGGTAATATCAGTTATCATggaactaaataaaaataataattcacatcATCTTTATATTACTTACTTTCCATGTTTCTTGTCTGACGCCTTGTACAGGAACTCCAGTGAGAAGCATGTCCATATAAAAGAGTCAGTAAAATTGTTGTGCTTCTTTCTCAGATAAAGACAAAGCAGCGCTACGTGTGGACAAAGAGGGAGTTCACTGAGGAGGGAAGTCTATTAGGACAGCTGGTGGATCAGGTTagtatttatttgtctgtgttggagTTGTGGTTTTTCTCACCTACAAAGACTTTTTcatctctttgttttatttctgtcagtTATCAGCTATTTTTCCTGCTGCCGTAGCAACTGCCCCACAGGGGTCATTAAAGTTTCATCTTTCTCCTCGCCTGTGCTTAGTGCTGATCGATAGCCGATGAACTGAGCATGGTGATGGATCAGCacaatggggttttttttgtactatAAACTATCAAAGGCTGAATCCAGCAGTAAATGTATGTGCAGCCCTGGGAATTTCTCTtttttgctctgctgctgtttaactAATCATTGGACCCAAGCACTGCTGTACTGTGTATGGCCTGTCAGTTAATCTCTGTTGATATTACCATGAGCTTTTTTTTAGGAgattttaatgtttgatttaatgttttctattgtaataaattattaataaatagtGGTTTGATTAATTGGCCATACAGATGAATTGGTTTACCTCTATAATGTTGTGTCCTGTGCTGTAGGGTATATCCCGTGTGAAGAGCAGCAGCGATGTAGTGGGGGCCGTGATGAAAGAACTGAAGCTGCAAAGCGGGCAACCAGAGTCAAACTTTCGCTTAGCTGTGGCGGTGGATGGTGTCAATGCCCTTTGGGGACGATCCACCATCAAGAAGGAGGATAAGAGCACTGTATggaaacacactgacagacatgtCATTTGTCACACTTGTCTTCTTAACCTCTCAGTTTCCACAGAACAGAAGTCttatctgtttctctttctcaccATCATCAGGTGGACCCAGATGAGCTCACTTTAGTTCATAACATGAGGAAGCTGATAAAGAACGACTGGGTGAGAAGAGCAAACCAACAGTGTCAAACATAGAGATATTAGAGATTTAGACATTTCTTCCTTTTAACACTCAATCTCTTGTCTCAGACTGGAGGAGCCATCATCACCACTGTGGCTCAGAATGGGTCTCTCTACATGTCAAAGTCTGCCTATTTGCCTCAAGAGCTGCTtggagaggtcagaggttattTATTTGTACTACTTTTACATGAAGCAGCTGTAATAGCAGCTTGGTCTTTCTGTGCCTGGCTACATTTGATTATTTGTCGGGAAATTGTGATGTTTAACCTTCAGACTGGACCATTCTGTATATCAGGTGTTAGTGGCAACAGCTGTTGAAAACTAGTAGAGGTTGAGTTCATTGTTACATTACCTGTAGTCCCCATTTCCAAAGAAAAGAACCATCAGAAATGGTAGAAAAGCTCAGTCAGTGTCATGATATTCCAAGAAAAATATCCAATAGAAAAACcaataatattaaaaagacacaaaacctCAAACCATTGCGTGGTTAAAAATGTTTCTGATCTTCTCCAGTGACCAAGTAGTTGCCTAAGTAATAGAAATACATGTATTTCcgcaaggtggcagcagcagcagcaagctcGCATTTGAACGCAACTGCATTCACACtctaagctcaacacactgtggacCCTGCATTACTCACACTAGTTCTCAGTCGCTggggtttgttgttgtttgtttcccgGGAGTGAATAATTGCCCTAAAACAGTGGTTTGGGTTATTAATCATCAGGAGAAATCATGGATACACATTTCCAGCAAAAGTGGCCGTTTAAAGAGCAAATACAGTCATTAACTCCACTCAGACGGGTTGAGGCAGAGCACCCATCAAGGACTATGAGAGCCAGTGTTTGCCAATACCAACAGGTTGTAAAATGTCATGTCAGAGACGAGACAAATAATTGGTCGACCTCTAAAATCTAAATACAGAAGGATATGTTGTTGGTATTTGAAAAGTATTTAAATTTGTCGTCCTTTTGTTAAGCCTATATATGCCCTCCTCTTTACTTAGTGAGTTATTTTatacagaagagagaaaagcTTTGTGGAAGAGAAACATAAACATACCGATTCCAAGAATGTGTCAGAACTGTCCCCTTCCTGTCTGCattgtgctgtttgtttgccTGGAAGCTGCACCTGCTGGCAGTGTGACACTGCATCGTTTTTTTGTTGCACTGcgttattgtattatttattgcaGTCATATTCGTCTGCTCCGTGTAACTCGATCAATTTCCTAATGGAAGAATAAATCCTTCCTTGTCAACCACCTCTTCCATTTATGGTCGACATGGATTGAACAATAAAACTCAAAGAAGGGTTTTATaacatttcacaaaatgaaaaatgtcgcTGTTGTAATTGTACAATATTAATCATTTAGACGTCTGTTCATgattcctctcctctgtctggattatataaaaaaaaagcataatctGTATTAGTTTGTATGTTGTGGCAGTCTCTGTAAGCATATTGTtatattgaattaaattaattgtGACCCAGGCAGCTTTGTGATGATGCATTGACAGGTTTGATGtcctcatgtctgtgttttgctCATCAGAAGGGTTTTGACTACATGGACCCGTTTATCCCGGTGTCCGTTGCAAACTATAGCGAGAAGGAGTTTGAGAGCTGTTACCTTTACTATATGGACCATCAATGGCTGCAGCATCCACAGTGTAAGTGAAAATGGCAATTATCCTCTAATGAAATTATTCAAGTGATTCTGATGAACTaacttggatttttttttcatcaggccgaacagaggaaggaaagaaagaactCGTCTTTTTGAGCAACAGAAATCCCAAAGTAATGGAAAGAATTTGTTCTTCCCTATGAAGTTGCCGAAAGACTTAACTCATCACACGCATAAAAACCCAAACGTCACACAGATGATATCAATGTCCTGCAAATATTatacacaaaaaacattcaaatgtctttgtctACAAAGTGTAAattataatgtatgtgtgtttactttgataataaaatgttaaagaaaCCACAGAAGCTCTTTAAAACTGATTCACTCTCTTGTCAGGTCAATACAACTGTGATGgatgtttcttttctgtttgaCAGTGATATTGCATAATATTCATGAGAGAGAGCGATTTTTCTATCGGGAATGCTGATTCAGCATTTCCAACTTTTTTCCTGTTAGCTTTATAATATTCtcttctgggttttttttttaatgtcgcTGTGATGTATTTCAATCAAAAATGTCCGACTCTTAGGACATTACCATGactatttcatttattttcctgattTTCTAACCCTTTTTAAACTCTTAATGTTTAATAAGTTAAGAGGGTAgatgcgtgcgcacacacacacactcacaaagggTGAGATGACTCGGCATTCTCTACTGTATTTTCTTGGGAAATGTATATGATGTCTACTGAGCATTTGTATTCTCAGACAGCTGGGAGACATAAAGGAAACACAAAGcaagaagctgataaatgatgcaatataattataacattttcccaagctatgtttttttttttattattggacCACAAATGTAAAGTTTAAAAAACCCACACTAAACTACATATTCACATAggaaataatatattaataaaatatccgtaatattttaaaaataacaggaaTCGTCGATAAACagttattaattattttctctTGAACTGTTTTTCCACAACCTCATTAAAAGGGACAGCGCCCTCTGTCTGCCAGCACTGGTTGTTGCATGGGAGTTCACGTCACCTGACAGTGTGCAaagtcacatgacatgacagcCAAAAGTTCCGTTCAAGGAAGTAGTGGAACAGAGAGCAGACAAGTGATGACTGAGTGCAGATATCTTTAAATGAACTCTCTGGAAATGTCAGAGTTTGTGTCAGGATCCTACAAGGTGAGGTCATCTACTATAACAAtgcagtgtttatgtgtgtgtgtgtcaactaaataaatagatatataaaCAGCAGCTGAGTCATTGTTAACAGGCAGTTTTACCCCATGTTGAACTcatttaaacattgtttttcaggTAGAATGGCGCTGTCACTGCCACCAGCTGTTCTTCTGATTCTTGTTTACCTGACAACACGAGTGACTCTCTCTGCAGGTAACCGACATGCCAATTAACCTTCTGTGTTTCACTAAAACAACGTGTCACTCACTGCAGGGTTTCTACAGATGCTTGAAATCCTTGAGAATGCTTGAGTTTTAATGCTGGGCtttcaaggtttgaaaagtgcttgaatttttgGATACAAAGCTtgaaattgtaaatatttatttcaccaCAAATAGCTTTCTGACTGAAGAGACCTTAAAATGAGAAAGTGCTCACTCGGTTTACTTATTAAACGCAGTTCTGGTTGTTTATAGTAGCACAACACCATTATGAGTATACAGGGTGCCCGTGCAGGTCTTGAACGTCTTAAAAAGTATGGAACTTTAAAACGCTGTTTTCCAGACTTTTAGAGTCTGcacaaaagcattttaaaatacGTAATATAggaagaaaatcaaatcaaatcctgATATGATTTTGCTTGCTGGTCACATAAATGTGCTGTAGTGATCAATCAAAAGAAAACTCCTGTAACGTGTTCCGGTGTCTGAATGTCTCTTCTTTTAttcatgcatccatccatctattaattaattaattcatgcTTTCATGCATGactgtttttaaaacctttattgTCTGTAAAACATAATTTACTGTGAATTCTGTGTTCATTCATCCATGCTTTCATCAAAACTAACCTTTCTACTAAACACAACAGGTACAATCTCAACAAGAAAGTATTCAAGTATAAATCTTCATGGCCAATAAGGTCTTTTTGCCTCAACAACAGTGAAAGCAAAGaagattttttaaatttgtcacCACTGAAAGTGGTTGAATGTAAAGAACCTTTAGGATCTCCTAAATCAACAACTATCACCTTATTGATATCTAAGCAGTTTCTGTGCTTTTGGCTTGTGA from the Solea senegalensis isolate Sse05_10M linkage group LG9, IFAPA_SoseM_1, whole genome shotgun sequence genome contains:
- the dap3 gene encoding 28S ribosomal protein S29, mitochondrial encodes the protein MALHRLSFRLRQTVTHVRTLHTTKCRQQQESVAVESEPEPFSVFRTRENDPAIQCEKNIGQYYTLPSAHIRTVFPHGLPWRYQQQMKTFNEACIMVRQPALEVMSYLKKTDYSKPVMRYVMYGGRGSGKTMSLCHTVHYCYTQGWLVLHLSDAFRWVKNCKELLPSSFNTSRFDQPLQATEWLRNFKITNEPFLSKIKTKQRYVWTKREFTEEGSLLGQLVDQGISRVKSSSDVVGAVMKELKLQSGQPESNFRLAVAVDGVNALWGRSTIKKEDKSTVDPDELTLVHNMRKLIKNDWTGGAIITTVAQNGSLYMSKSAYLPQELLGEKGFDYMDPFIPVSVANYSEKEFESCYLYYMDHQWLQHPQCRTEEGKKELVFLSNRNPKVMERICSSL